From one Streptomyces sp. CA-210063 genomic stretch:
- a CDS encoding amidohydrolase family protein produces the protein MDDHSIAPEDPAGSVESSDVSVGEEAEEVRRFWGGLDLPGLVDVHTHFMPERVLRKVWDYFDALGPLTGGMEWPITYRQEEAERTALLREFGVRAFTAMLYPHKPGMARWLNGWAADFARRTPDCLHTATLYPEPGVEAYVREAVEAGARVFKAHVQVGAYDPADELLQSAWGVLAEAGIPVVIHCGSGPAPGKHTGPEPIARVLARHPRLRLVVAHMGMPEYEEFLEIAERYGEVWLDTTMAFTDFTEAFMPFPGRALPRLADLGDRVLLGTDFPNIPYPYVHQLHALERLGLGEQWLRAVCHDNGAELFGL, from the coding sequence ATGGACGATCACTCCATCGCACCTGAAGATCCTGCCGGTTCCGTCGAATCCAGTGACGTGTCCGTGGGGGAGGAGGCCGAGGAAGTACGCCGTTTCTGGGGTGGGCTCGATCTTCCCGGGCTGGTCGACGTGCATACGCACTTCATGCCCGAGCGTGTCCTGCGGAAGGTCTGGGACTACTTCGACGCGCTCGGTCCGCTGACCGGTGGGATGGAGTGGCCGATCACCTACCGGCAGGAGGAGGCGGAACGGACGGCTCTGCTCCGGGAGTTCGGCGTACGGGCCTTCACCGCGATGCTCTACCCGCACAAACCGGGCATGGCCCGGTGGCTGAACGGCTGGGCGGCCGACTTCGCCCGCCGCACGCCCGACTGTCTGCACACCGCCACCCTCTACCCCGAGCCGGGCGTCGAGGCATACGTCCGGGAGGCCGTCGAGGCGGGCGCTCGCGTCTTCAAGGCGCATGTGCAGGTGGGGGCGTACGACCCGGCCGACGAACTCCTCCAGAGTGCGTGGGGGGTGCTGGCCGAGGCCGGGATCCCCGTGGTGATCCACTGCGGTTCCGGGCCCGCGCCCGGCAAGCACACCGGTCCCGAGCCGATCGCGCGGGTGCTGGCGCGACATCCCCGGTTGCGGCTGGTCGTCGCGCACATGGGGATGCCCGAGTACGAGGAGTTCCTCGAAATCGCCGAGCGGTACGGGGAGGTGTGGCTGGACACGACGATGGCGTTCACCGACTTCACCGAGGCGTTCATGCCGTTCCCCGGCCGGGCCCTGCCCCGGCTGGCCGACCTCGGCGACCGCGTCCTGCTCGGCACCGACTTCCCCAACATCCCCTATCCCTACGTGCACCAGCTTCACGCCCTGGAGCGGCTGGGTCTTGGAGAACAGTGGCTGCGGGCGGTGTGCCACGACAACGGGGCAGAGCTGTTCGGGCTGTGA
- a CDS encoding PRC-barrel domain-containing protein has product MIHPADIREWRNHDVVDPKQRKIGMLEAIYVDTATDEPTVATVRTGLPTRQRLVFVPLDEAVLGPDYVKVSYDKGQVRKAPSIGTDDVLPAEQEEEIFRHYGMTYRPGAGGERQLARR; this is encoded by the coding sequence ATGATCCATCCCGCCGACATCCGTGAGTGGCGCAACCACGACGTGGTCGATCCGAAGCAGCGCAAGATCGGCATGCTCGAGGCGATCTACGTGGACACGGCGACGGACGAACCGACCGTGGCCACCGTCCGGACCGGGCTGCCCACCCGCCAGAGGCTGGTCTTCGTCCCTCTCGACGAGGCGGTCCTCGGACCGGACTACGTCAAGGTCTCCTACGACAAGGGACAGGTGCGGAAAGCTCCCTCGATCGGAACGGACGACGTGCTGCCCGCCGAGCAGGAGGAAGAGATCTTCCGGCACTACGGCATGACGTACCGGCCGGGCGCGGGCGGCGAACGCCAGCTCGCCCGCCGCTGA